The Arachis hypogaea cultivar Tifrunner chromosome 19, arahy.Tifrunner.gnm2.J5K5, whole genome shotgun sequence genome has a window encoding:
- the LOC112779679 gene encoding peroxidase A2 produces MLSTTYNNNSFFLLTIIILLVLSFVSPSNAQLSSTFYSKTCPNVSSIVKNVIRQARKSDPRITASLTRLHFHDCFVNGCDASLLLDVGGNITESEKTAGPNNNSARGFNVIDNIKAALNSSCPGVVSCADILALAAEASVSLEKGPSWKVLLGRRDGLTANKTGANTLLPTPFETLAQITAKFSAVNLNITDLVALSGAHTFGRAQCQFFSQRLYNFSGTGNPDPTLNATYLTTLQQSCPQNGNGSTLNNLDPSSPNTFDKNYFTNLLNNRGLLQTDQELFSTNGSSTISIVRNFANNKNAFFQAFAQAMIKMGNISPLTGTQGEIRADCKKVNGS; encoded by the exons ATGCTTTCCACAacttataataataatagtttctTTCTACTTACTATCATTATTCTCTTGGTGCTATCTTTTGTTTCTCCTTCAAATGCTCAATTGAGTTCAACCTTCTACTCTAAAACATGTCCCAATGTATCATCCATTGTTAAGAATGTTATTAGGCAAGCTCGGAAATCTGATCCACGTATTACCGCAAGCCTCACTAGGCTCCACTTTCATGATTGCTTTGTCAAT GGATGTGATGCGTCGCTGTTGCTAGACGTAGGTGGCAACATAACAGAGAGCGAGAAAACTGCAGGTCCTAACAACAATTCCGCCAGGGGCTTTAATGTAATTGACAACATTAAAGCCGCTCTTAATTCATCATGCCCTGGTGTTGTGTCTTGCGCTGATATTCTTGCCCTTGCAGCCGAAGCTTCAGTTTCCTTG GAAAAAGGTCCTTCTTGGAAGGTACTACTTGGAAGAAGGGATGGTCTAACTGCGAACAAAACTGGAGCCAATACCCTTCTTCCTACTCCATTTGAGACTCTAGCACAGATCACAGCCAAATTCAGTGCAGTTAATCTGAACATAACGGACCTCGTTGCATTATCTG GTGCGCACACATTCGGACGTGCCCAGTGCCAATTCTTCTCTCAAAGGCTCTACAACTTCAGTGGGACAGGCAATCCTGATCCAACATTGAACGCTACCTATTTAACAACTCTACAACAGAGTTGTCCGCAAAACGGAAACGGTTCGACTTTGAACAACTTGGATCCTTCCTCCCCCAACACATTCGACAAAAACTACTTCACGAACCTTCTCAACAACCGGGGCCTTCTCCAAACAGACCAAGAACTCTTCTCCACCAACGGATCTTCAACAATTTCAATTGTCAGAAACTTTGCTAACAATAAAAATGCCTTCTTCCAAGCATTTGCACAGGCAATGATCAAGATGGGGAATATTAGCCCCTTGACGGGGACTCAAGGTGAAATCAGAGCCGATTGTAAGAAAGTTAACGGAAGTTGA